The genomic window tgttgaatctgcttccagatcacaacaatttgctatttttaaaaaaaaaatcttaattctGGTTCCTTCGCCAATCACTATAAATCTGTGGCCTCTATATTTTAACTCCTTTAATACCAGAGACAATTTCTCCTTGTTTGCCCAATTAAAAAAATCCATCAGGACATTACAGAagccagaagtaggccatttggccctttgaaactgctataccattcattatgattatggctgtTCCTCTATAATCAATGCCATATTCATGCTTTCACATCTgaaaattccaaattttattatttaaaatttatattcTACCAGCTGCCTTGAGTGACAGCATTCgtctgggcctttggattactaATCTAGTGTAATTAGAAATGTTCCATTATCTTCCGATCGCAAGATATGTTTCAGAAACATCTTTGTGGCCTTACAAGTCAAAATAATGTAAAAGTCATCATTAAGAGGCAATAAAGTAGTAATAATTAAGACACAGGAAATTTAACCCAGATTAAAAACTATTTTTGTACTAGCTGGTATCAGTCAGTTGCTGTTCTCACCCGGAGTCCTGCTTCAGTTAGCTCAAGACAGTATCTGTTTCCTTCTTTTGTTTCTACATTAATGTAGGCAACGTCTTCCCCAATTGGGAGGCTTTTCGAGACAGCCATGTGACGAACAGCAAAGTTGACATCGTTGACCACTGCCTCCGCTTCCACTCTCATATCCTTCACCTCTGACCCAGCAAAGTCTCTCTCTTCCCAATCTGCAACGTCACTGAAATTATTAAACATTGACTCTTTCAGATCTTGGTGATCACAGTCCATTTCCTGGATGTGATATCAGTACTTTTGAAGAAAACTGTAAAATAAAAAAGCGAAACAAGTATTTGACAAGACGCTGACCAATTAATAGCTCCTGGATACATTCATAATAATCAACTCAAATCACATTTGATAAACATATTTACCATTAATCTGTCAATGCACGGAGAAAAAGATTTAGAAGAAAGATCTTATTTCATTTTTGTGCAAATATATCCATgacatggaggtgccagtgttggactagggtggacaaggtcggacaaggtcagaaatcacacatcaGGTtacagaccaacaggtttatttgaaaacacaatctttcagagtcttactccttcttcaggtgctgATGGATTTGATTTTTGCTCTGACAATCTTGATGGTCTCCCAAATCCAACTTTTCATGAGCTTACTGCAATGCAACAGTCAGACtgtcattcagtaaaatcatggctgatctgcttgcaATATCAAATTTTGCTACCTACCTCAATAATCCTTCACACTTTTGCTGAACAAGAAGTTgtccatttctgccttaaaaatattcaagaattctgccttcaccacatttccagggaACGTTCCAAAGACTCCAAAGGAGCCAGCACCAAGCCTACatacacagacttccagtcacaaaaatcaTCTTCCGCCTCCTGTCACTGAGgaaattttggatccaattcagTAAATTACCCTAAATCTCATGGACTGTAACTTTCTTGATCAGTCTCCCATGTTACACCTCGTCAAAATTCTAACCACAGTCTATGTCAGTTTTAATGATCGATGCCTAATTTTAAACAGTTGAACACATTCTCAATTCTTATACAAGACAAAACATCCTCTCTGTATCTATGCTGTCATGGCTCCTCAGGATTGTATGTTCTAATCAAAAAGGTCACCTCTCGCTCTTCTAAATGCCACGGGCATGAGCCTTCATGgatcaatctttcctcgtaagacaattcacacattccaggtatcatccggtaaatctcctctgagtTGCCTCCAAAGtattaacatccttcctgaaatatggTGACTAATGCTATACAGTCTCTGCATAGCTTCTCATCTTCAGCATTCTATCAGTGCTGAAGGGTTTAGGAATAGGCATTGAGTTGAGGAGGGGTTTGAGAGGGATGAAGAGTGAATGCGGATGTGGAAGCAAAGGGTGGGAGGTGAGGGAAATAGAATACAGGAATGGGATAGGGGACGAGGAGGGGAAGGGAACAGGGAGGGTGGGGAAGAGAGCTGGGAGAGAGGCACAGaggcaatacagtgtggagctggaggtacacagcaggtcaggcagcatgagaggagcaagaaagttgacgttttggttcAGGGCCTTTCATCAGGACTCAGTCCtgctaagaatactgcagcgagtcacttacctcctgactcctcaaagcctgtccgccatctacaaggcacaagtcaggagtgtgatggaatactcccctcttgtctgaatgagtgcagacccaacaatactcaaggtgcttgacaccaaccaggacaaagcagcgagcttgattggcaccatgtccacaaacatcccactccctccaccattgccactcagtagcagcagtatgtacaagatctacaagatgcactgcagaaattcaccaaaggtcctcagacagcaccttccagacccgtGATCACTtccacctaaaaggacaaggcatcagatatatgggaataccaccacctacaagtcacTTGCCatcttgactttgaaatatatcactgttccatcactgttgctgggtcaaaatactagaattctctccctaagagCAGTGTGGGTCAACTAAttgcaggaggactgcagcagttcaagaaggcggctcacccccacattctcaagggcaactagggatgggcaagaaatgctggcctggccagtgacacccatgaataggaaaaaaaaacccacactGTATTGCCTCTGGAGTTCTTGCCGTGTCAATGGGGTGCAGTGTGTTGAGAGGGAGCGGAGGGTGAGGACAGCCTAGCAGATCAATGCCAACCaacaaactacactaatcccatttacctgctttTGGTCCATAGCCTATTATGCCTGAACATTTCAACTGTGCTAGAGGATGGGTTGGGGATGGATGATGAGGAGTTGAGTTGGAGGTTGAGGTGgtcagagggtgagggtgagggtgagggtgagggtgagggtgagggtgagggtgaggggcagGGTGAGGGGCAGGGTGTTAGTGGGAGGTGGGttggacggtgagggggtgacgggGGAGGCAAGGGGTGACGGTgagggggaggaaaggggtgagggtgggtgaagggggagggtgaggggggttGAAGGAGATTGGGGAGCTGACGGGGCAGAGAAGGGATGATCAGAGGTTAttggagggggaagagggggagagtCAGGGAGTTGATGGGGCGTGAAGGGGTGATCAGGGGTTAATGggcggggtggtggtggtggggggaatcCGAGggtgtgggcgggggggggaaatCGGTGGATGGGGGGGGGAatcggtgggtgggggggaaatcgctgggtgagggggggagatcggagggtgagggggggagatcggagggtgaggggggggattggcgggtgggggggggattgGCGGGTGAAGGGGGGGTTGGAGGGTGAAGGGGGGGGTTGGAGGGTGAAGGGGGGGGTTGGAGGGTGAAGGGGGGGTTGGAGGGTGAAGGGGGGGGTTGGAGGGTGAAGGGGGGGATTGGCGGGTGAGGGGGGGGTTGGAGGGTGAAGGGGGGGGTTGGAGGGTGAAGGGGGGgttggtgggtgaggggggggttgGAGGGTGAAGGAATGAAGAAGCCGAACTGTTGTAATTAAAACCATATCTCTATTGAGATGGCGCCTTGACTTACAAAGCAGTAACTGAAGGTTAATAACAGACCAGCAGCAGCACCATCTTCTGTGAGAAAAGCCGCTCGCTCCGCGCACTGGAAATTTAAACTCGACGAACGTTTAAAAGCCGGCTGCGCGAGCGCCCCGCCCACGGCACCATCAGCGTCATCGCGTCACCGCGTCACCGGCAGGCACGCAGGGAGCCCGCCCTTGCCATCTTTGTGACTGGCAGAACGACGCTTCACCTTCCATCTTTGTCACAGGCACGCAGACCGCGCCAGTCTGAAAGATGGTGGTGCGCGGTCAGCAGTGTCGTCTACGCAGTTACGTCAGTCGCTG from Stegostoma tigrinum isolate sSteTig4 chromosome 10, sSteTig4.hap1, whole genome shotgun sequence includes these protein-coding regions:
- the gskip gene encoding GSK3-beta interaction protein, producing MDCDHQDLKESMFNNFSDVADWEERDFAGSEVKDMRVEAEAVVNDVNFAVRHMAVSKSLPIGEDVAYINVETKEGNRYCLELTEAGLRVVAYGFDNVDESLSMQYHETIYSLLDSLSPAYRDAFGNALLQRLEALKKVQE